A genomic segment from Leptolyngbya boryana PCC 6306 encodes:
- a CDS encoding 6-carboxytetrahydropterin synthase yields MIDRRAQFSASHRYYLPELSEAENIERFGACTRFPGHGHNYVLYVSMLGDLDEYGMVLNLSDVKHVIRQEVTSQLDFSYLNDAWPEFQQTLPTTENIARSIWKRLESHLPIVNIRLYEHPELWADYLGNNMEAYLTISTHFSAAHRLARPDLSFEKNCEIYGKCARPNGHGHNYHLEVTIKGEIDPRTGMIADLVAFQKAVDDYVVEPFDHTFLNKDIPYFEKVVPTAENIAVHIRDLLEDPIQQIGARLYKVKLIESPNNSCEVFGASVSDVMPLLMREPAFAGA; encoded by the coding sequence ATTATCGATCGCCGTGCCCAATTTTCGGCAAGTCATCGGTACTATCTGCCGGAACTCAGCGAAGCGGAGAATATTGAACGCTTTGGGGCATGTACTCGGTTTCCCGGACATGGACACAACTATGTGCTGTATGTCTCCATGTTGGGAGATTTAGACGAATACGGCATGGTTCTAAACTTGTCTGATGTGAAGCATGTCATCCGGCAAGAAGTGACCAGTCAGCTTGACTTCTCTTACTTAAATGATGCGTGGCCTGAGTTTCAACAGACTCTTCCCACCACCGAAAATATTGCTCGATCGATTTGGAAAAGGCTGGAATCGCATTTACCGATCGTCAATATCCGGCTCTACGAACATCCTGAACTCTGGGCAGATTATCTAGGAAACAATATGGAAGCCTATCTCACTATTAGCACTCACTTTAGTGCGGCTCATCGTCTCGCTCGTCCTGATTTAAGTTTTGAGAAAAACTGCGAAATCTACGGCAAGTGCGCTCGTCCGAATGGTCATGGTCATAACTATCATTTAGAAGTCACGATCAAAGGCGAAATCGACCCCCGCACCGGAATGATTGCTGATCTCGTCGCCTTTCAGAAAGCAGTAGATGACTATGTTGTTGAGCCATTTGATCATACGTTTCTGAACAAAGATATTCCTTACTTTGAGAAAGTTGTGCCGACTGCGGAAAATATTGCCGTGCATATTCGCGACTTACTAGAAGATCCCATTCAGCAAATTGGGGCACGCCTCTATAAAGTGAAGCTGATTGAAAGCCCGAATAATTCTTGTGAAGTGTTCGGTGCTTCTGTCAGTGATGTGATGCCCCTGTTAATGCGCGAACCTGCATTTGCAGGTGCATAA
- a CDS encoding ArsA family ATPase, whose amino-acid sequence MLNSFDSLHLAMFSGKGGVGKSTLSSAFACRWAKQFPNDRILLLSTDPAHSLGDVLQMEVSNTAQTIESLPNLSVRALDAELLLKDFKAEYGEILERLVERGSFVGQGDLASVWELGWSGLDELMGILEIQRLLRDRVVDRIVVDMAPSGHTLALFNLMEFLEEFLSALELFQLKHRTMSEAFTGRYTPDEVDLFLESMRRDLTDGRQLLQDSARSACFVVAIAEWLSLLESQRLIKALEALKIPFGGVFLNQVHAEREELVRKFQEIADPVLTFSQQSQEPIGIAALDRLITTHSEFVPSAIPIAPSQSLPDFILEQRKLILVGGKGGVGKTTVAAAIALNLAQQHPDRKIRVISIDPAHSLGDAFGTQLGHEPTDILPNLSAQEVDARTLLDRFREEYLWELADMMSGKTQDESLQIAYTPEAWRKIMAQALPGIDEMLALLEVMELLESNAQDLIILDTAPTGHLLRFLEMPSVLTDWLTWIFKLWLKYQNVAGHTELMSRLRTLRLRIIKTHKQLQNAEHTEFIGVVQARSTIFAETERLVRSLEPLQIHQRFIVNNRATQRLEEFAGKTVVNLPNAPSDLAPMAQIEKISEWLIAPNSIASLVSFNPQSQI is encoded by the coding sequence ATGTTGAATTCGTTTGATTCTCTCCATCTGGCAATGTTTAGCGGTAAAGGCGGTGTTGGGAAATCGACACTATCAAGCGCATTTGCTTGTCGCTGGGCAAAACAGTTTCCTAACGATCGTATTTTGCTGCTTTCCACTGATCCGGCTCACTCTTTAGGTGATGTTTTGCAGATGGAAGTTAGCAATACGGCTCAAACCATCGAGAGCTTGCCGAATTTAAGCGTCAGGGCATTGGATGCTGAATTGCTGCTGAAAGACTTCAAAGCGGAATATGGGGAGATTCTAGAGCGATTAGTCGAGCGAGGCAGCTTTGTTGGGCAAGGTGATTTAGCGTCAGTTTGGGAATTGGGCTGGTCAGGCTTAGATGAATTGATGGGGATTCTTGAAATTCAGCGATTATTGCGCGATCGCGTTGTGGATCGGATCGTAGTGGATATGGCTCCAAGCGGTCATACGCTGGCACTGTTTAATCTGATGGAGTTTCTCGAAGAGTTTTTATCGGCTCTCGAACTCTTTCAGCTCAAGCATCGAACAATGAGCGAGGCTTTTACAGGTCGCTACACACCGGATGAAGTCGATCTCTTTCTAGAATCGATGCGCCGAGATTTAACCGACGGTCGCCAATTACTTCAAGATTCAGCAAGATCTGCTTGTTTTGTTGTCGCGATCGCAGAATGGCTCAGTTTGCTGGAATCTCAGAGATTAATCAAAGCTCTAGAAGCGCTTAAAATTCCTTTTGGCGGAGTGTTCCTCAATCAAGTTCACGCTGAACGGGAGGAATTGGTTCGCAAGTTTCAAGAGATTGCAGATCCGGTGCTGACATTCTCACAACAGTCTCAGGAACCGATTGGAATTGCAGCCCTCGATCGCTTAATTACAACTCATTCAGAATTCGTCCCTTCAGCGATTCCAATTGCACCGTCTCAGTCTCTTCCCGATTTCATCCTAGAACAGCGTAAGTTAATTCTGGTCGGCGGAAAAGGAGGGGTGGGCAAAACGACAGTTGCAGCCGCGATCGCGCTCAATCTTGCTCAACAGCATCCAGATCGGAAAATTCGAGTCATCTCGATCGATCCGGCTCATTCCTTGGGCGATGCTTTTGGCACTCAGCTTGGACATGAGCCAACTGACATTCTTCCCAACCTCAGCGCTCAAGAAGTCGATGCTCGAACCTTGCTCGATCGCTTTCGGGAAGAGTATCTTTGGGAATTAGCGGACATGATGAGTGGCAAAACTCAAGATGAATCGCTGCAAATTGCTTACACGCCAGAAGCATGGCGCAAAATCATGGCTCAAGCCCTTCCGGGCATTGATGAAATGCTCGCGCTCCTCGAAGTTATGGAACTGCTGGAATCGAATGCACAAGATCTGATCATTCTCGATACAGCTCCGACTGGGCATCTCTTGCGCTTTCTCGAAATGCCGTCTGTGTTAACGGATTGGCTCACCTGGATTTTTAAGCTCTGGCTGAAATATCAGAACGTCGCGGGACATACTGAACTGATGAGCCGCTTACGCACGTTAAGACTGCGAATTATCAAGACTCACAAACAGCTTCAAAACGCTGAGCATACCGAATTTATTGGCGTGGTTCAGGCACGATCGACGATTTTTGCCGAAACCGAGCGCTTAGTGCGATCGCTCGAACCATTGCAGATTCATCAGCGGTTTATCGTCAATAATCGCGCAACTCAAAGATTAGAAGAATTCGCTGGTAAAACAGTTGTGAATCTTCCCAACGCGCCCAGTGATCTTGCTCCAATGGCTCAAATCGAAAAGATTTCAGAATGGCTGATCGCGCCCAACTCTATTGCTTCACTCGTTTCTTTCAATCCACAATCCCAAATCTAA
- a CDS encoding AAA family ATPase: MSELFKGFEQLLELAKVLEEKAEKGELKANIQVNRAAFSSIPRNTGGIGVSSMGANRSPQAPTQDVIVTPPPANSTASLQDVGGLGEVLKELRELVELPLKRPEVLAKLGLEPIRGVLLAGSPGTGKTLTARALAEELGVNYIAIAAPEVMGKYYGEAEGRLRSIFEKAAASAPCIIFIDEIDSLAPDRAKVEGEVEKRVVAQLLTLMDGFAQTKGVIVLAATNRPDHLDPALRRPGRFDREIQFRVPDRDGRLEILKILTRSMPLKSVNLDSVADLTIGMVGADLKAVCQKAAYTALRRQVPSLNAVPDELTIDQSDFLQALKEVKPSVLRSVEVESPQVNWDQIGGLEATKRTLQEAAEGAMLYPELYQQTGAKAPRGILLWGLPGTGKTLLAKAVASQARANFISVTGAELMSRWVGAAEQEVRDLFNKARQASPCVVFIDEIDTLAPVRGKFNGDSGVSDRVVGQLLTELDGLQDCGAILLIAATNRPDELDPALLRAGRLDLQIQVNLPDEASRLEILRVHNLDRPLSEVDLAAIAAQTEGWNGADLALLSNQAALQAIRRYRAQGMTEPENLAINGEDFAIAYQALLSQRR, from the coding sequence ATGAGTGAGCTATTTAAAGGATTTGAGCAACTTTTAGAACTTGCCAAAGTGCTAGAAGAAAAAGCCGAAAAAGGTGAACTCAAAGCCAATATTCAAGTCAATCGTGCCGCTTTTAGCAGCATTCCCCGCAACACAGGCGGCATCGGCGTGAGTAGCATGGGCGCGAATCGTTCTCCTCAAGCTCCGACTCAAGATGTAATCGTGACTCCACCGCCTGCCAATTCGACTGCTTCACTTCAGGATGTGGGCGGACTGGGTGAAGTTCTTAAAGAACTCAGAGAATTAGTTGAATTGCCCCTCAAACGTCCAGAAGTTCTCGCAAAATTGGGACTTGAACCGATTCGAGGTGTATTGCTAGCCGGATCGCCAGGAACCGGAAAAACTTTGACTGCACGGGCACTAGCGGAAGAGTTGGGTGTCAATTACATCGCGATCGCTGCTCCTGAGGTAATGGGCAAATACTACGGTGAAGCAGAAGGGCGACTTCGCAGTATTTTTGAGAAAGCGGCAGCGTCGGCTCCTTGCATTATCTTTATCGACGAAATCGACAGCTTAGCGCCTGATCGGGCCAAAGTCGAAGGCGAAGTCGAAAAGCGAGTCGTCGCCCAATTACTCACCTTAATGGATGGATTTGCACAGACAAAAGGTGTAATTGTTCTCGCAGCAACGAATCGTCCGGATCATCTTGATCCAGCTTTACGAAGACCGGGAAGATTCGATCGAGAAATTCAGTTCCGCGTCCCCGATCGCGATGGACGCTTGGAAATTCTCAAAATTCTGACGCGATCGATGCCTCTCAAATCTGTCAATCTCGACTCGGTTGCCGATCTCACGATTGGCATGGTCGGCGCAGACCTCAAAGCAGTCTGTCAAAAAGCAGCTTATACAGCCTTGCGACGGCAAGTTCCCTCATTAAATGCAGTTCCCGATGAATTAACGATCGACCAATCCGATTTTCTACAAGCCTTGAAAGAAGTAAAACCGTCTGTTCTGCGATCGGTTGAAGTCGAATCACCGCAGGTCAATTGGGATCAAATCGGTGGATTAGAAGCCACAAAACGCACCTTACAAGAAGCAGCAGAAGGTGCAATGCTTTATCCTGAACTCTATCAACAAACAGGAGCCAAAGCACCGCGAGGAATTCTCCTGTGGGGATTACCTGGAACCGGGAAAACTTTACTCGCGAAAGCGGTCGCTTCTCAAGCAAGAGCGAATTTTATCTCGGTGACCGGTGCAGAATTGATGAGCCGTTGGGTTGGAGCAGCAGAACAAGAAGTTCGAGATCTGTTTAACAAAGCACGTCAAGCTTCCCCTTGTGTTGTGTTCATTGATGAGATTGATACGCTCGCTCCCGTCCGTGGCAAATTTAACGGCGATTCGGGAGTCAGCGATCGCGTCGTCGGTCAACTCCTGACTGAACTTGATGGATTACAAGACTGTGGTGCGATTCTGTTAATTGCAGCAACCAATCGCCCGGATGAACTCGATCCTGCTTTACTGCGTGCAGGGCGTTTGGATCTGCAAATTCAAGTCAATCTACCCGATGAAGCAAGTCGTTTAGAAATTCTGCGAGTTCACAATCTCGATCGACCTTTATCCGAAGTTGACTTAGCCGCGATCGCAGCTCAGACCGAAGGCTGGAACGGGGCGGACTTAGCGCTTTTAAGCAATCAAGCAGCACTGCAAGCGATTCGACGCTATCGTGCTCAAGGAATGACTGAACCAGAAAATCTAGCAATTAACGGGGAAGACTTCGCGATCGCGTATCAAGCACTCCTAAGCCAACGTCGGTAG
- the gvpA gene encoding gas vesicle structural protein GvpA codes for MAVEKVNSSSSLAEVVDRILDKGIVVDAWVRVSLVGIELLAIEARVVIASVETYLKYAEAVGLTAQAAVPAA; via the coding sequence ATGGCTGTTGAAAAAGTAAACTCTTCTTCGAGCTTGGCAGAAGTTGTGGATCGCATTCTCGACAAAGGTATTGTTGTTGATGCTTGGGTGCGTGTTTCGCTCGTAGGGATTGAATTGTTAGCAATTGAAGCTCGCGTCGTCATCGCATCTGTAGAAACCTACTTGAAATATGCTGAAGCTGTCGGCTTGACGGCTCAAGCTGCAGTTCCTGCTGCATAG
- the gvpN gene encoding gas vesicle protein GvpN: MTTVLRASPRHFVSTPALDRITLRALRYLQSGFSVHLRGCAGVGKTTLALHLADLLARPIMLMYGDDDSKSSDMIGAQAGYTRKKVVDNFIHSVMKVEDEMKHTWVDSRLTLACREGFTLVYDEFNRSRPEVNNVLLSALEEKLLVLPPTSNQTEYIRVNPHFRAILTSNPEEYCGVHSTQDALMDRLVTINMPEPDELTQQEILIQKTEIERSSAAFIVRFVRAFRQKTGAEKASGLRSCLMIAKVCQEHHIAVLPEDAEFRDICSDVLLSRIGIALEDATKILWALLNEQIGAIEIPVISTPQATVEQIAQTVQASLNEQTEAIEIPVISTIQAAVEQIASAQPVQAPFLDAEERAELALQEPLEAAPLNQQVEALLSDLPELEEASTMNEIADEISQEQQIYRYLLRSKGAGLSDLESEFSLVRTELLESIRALTIQGLVIHRDRRFFAVEPALES, from the coding sequence GTGACGACTGTATTAAGAGCTAGCCCCCGCCACTTTGTCAGTACGCCCGCGCTCGATCGCATTACGCTGCGCGCACTACGTTATTTGCAGTCTGGTTTTTCAGTTCACTTGCGCGGCTGTGCAGGGGTCGGTAAAACGACCCTAGCACTGCACTTAGCTGATTTGCTAGCTCGTCCCATCATGCTGATGTATGGCGATGACGACTCGAAAAGTTCAGACATGATTGGCGCGCAAGCAGGCTACACCCGTAAGAAAGTCGTCGATAACTTCATTCATAGCGTGATGAAGGTTGAAGACGAGATGAAACACACTTGGGTAGATTCTCGATTGACATTAGCTTGCCGAGAAGGATTCACACTCGTCTATGACGAATTTAATCGATCGCGTCCTGAAGTCAATAATGTGCTGCTCTCAGCCTTAGAAGAAAAGCTACTCGTCTTACCTCCGACGAGCAATCAGACCGAATACATTCGAGTCAATCCGCATTTTCGAGCGATTCTTACCTCGAATCCAGAAGAATATTGTGGCGTGCATTCGACCCAGGACGCTTTGATGGATCGCTTGGTCACCATCAATATGCCTGAGCCAGATGAACTGACGCAGCAAGAAATTCTGATTCAGAAGACAGAAATTGAGCGATCGAGTGCTGCATTTATTGTGCGATTTGTGCGAGCGTTTCGACAAAAAACAGGCGCAGAGAAAGCTTCTGGCTTGAGATCGTGCTTGATGATTGCAAAAGTCTGCCAAGAACATCACATTGCTGTCCTCCCTGAAGACGCAGAATTTCGGGATATCTGCTCAGATGTCTTGCTCTCACGCATTGGCATCGCGCTTGAAGATGCAACCAAAATCTTGTGGGCACTTCTCAATGAGCAAATTGGAGCAATTGAAATCCCCGTCATTTCAACACCACAAGCAACCGTTGAGCAAATTGCTCAAACTGTTCAAGCATCCCTCAATGAGCAAACTGAAGCAATTGAAATCCCTGTAATTTCAACGATACAAGCAGCAGTTGAGCAAATTGCAAGTGCTCAACCCGTACAAGCACCCTTTTTAGATGCAGAAGAACGTGCAGAATTAGCACTTCAAGAGCCACTCGAAGCGGCTCCTCTCAACCAACAAGTCGAAGCGCTCTTAAGTGATCTGCCAGAACTGGAAGAAGCGAGTACGATGAATGAGATTGCCGATGAGATTTCTCAAGAGCAGCAAATTTATCGCTATTTACTTCGATCGAAAGGTGCAGGACTCTCAGACCTTGAAAGTGAATTCAGTCTCGTCCGAACTGAACTACTCGAATCGATTCGAGCTTTGACCATTCAAGGTTTAGTCATTCACCGCGATCGACGTTTCTTTGCTGTCGAGCCTGCATTGGAGAGCTAA
- a CDS encoding gas vesicle protein produces the protein MPTATQGSTLADVLERVLDKGIVIAGDISVSVATTELLTIRIRLLISSVDKAREMGINWWENNPHYSAQSRELLEANRALMERVESLETELKALRPAVSPSLPKPPATPAETLKSLLQDL, from the coding sequence ATGCCCACGGCCACCCAAGGTTCCACCTTGGCAGATGTATTAGAGCGCGTTTTAGACAAAGGAATTGTAATTGCTGGAGACATTTCAGTTTCCGTTGCGACGACTGAATTATTGACGATTCGGATTCGATTGTTGATTTCTTCAGTCGATAAGGCACGTGAGATGGGAATCAATTGGTGGGAGAACAATCCTCATTACAGTGCTCAATCGAGAGAGCTTCTCGAAGCGAATCGCGCACTGATGGAGCGAGTAGAATCGCTAGAAACAGAGCTAAAAGCTTTGCGTCCAGCAGTTTCGCCATCTCTGCCCAAACCACCTGCGACCCCAGCCGAAACCTTGAAATCACTGCTCCAAGATCTGTAA
- a CDS encoding gas vesicle protein K produces the protein MSSLAPKAKPDAGLAPLLLTVVELIRQLMEAQVIRRMDSGELNDADLDRAADSLRQLEAQVIRLCDVFEIDPADLNIDLGEVGTLLPKNGGYYPGERSTSPTILELLDRLLNTGVVLEGNVDLGLAQIDLIHAKLQLVLTAKPI, from the coding sequence ATGTCTTCTCTTGCCCCGAAAGCTAAGCCTGATGCAGGTCTTGCTCCCTTGCTTCTCACCGTGGTCGAACTGATTCGACAATTGATGGAAGCTCAAGTGATTCGTCGGATGGATAGCGGAGAACTCAACGATGCGGATCTCGATCGTGCCGCAGATAGTCTTCGTCAACTTGAAGCACAAGTCATACGATTGTGCGATGTCTTTGAGATTGATCCGGCTGATTTAAACATTGATCTCGGTGAAGTTGGCACATTGCTTCCGAAAAATGGCGGGTACTATCCTGGAGAACGATCGACCAGTCCAACGATTTTAGAGTTGCTCGATCGCTTACTCAACACAGGTGTCGTTCTCGAAGGCAATGTTGATCTCGGTCTCGCTCAAATCGATCTGATTCACGCAAAACTCCAGCTAGTTCTGACTGCAAAGCCCATTTAG
- the gvpF gene encoding gas vesicle protein GvpF, producing the protein MSNLYLYGIFPAPGPQDLDLQGLDQKPVQTQIVDGFAFLYSEAQQQRYLASRRNLLGHEKVLEQAMQAGYRTLLPLQFGLTIETWETVSDQLTAPHFEHLKTLFEKLDGRREVSIKLFWDSAEELQALMAENAELREQRDSLEGKSLSMDEIVRIGQAIEHAMSDRREAIITEFQTTLNAMAIEIVENDVLTEAMIYNAAYLIPWESESEFSQAVERLDQQFDGRLKIRYNDFTAPYNFAQFERE; encoded by the coding sequence ATGAGCAATTTATATTTGTACGGCATTTTCCCCGCTCCCGGTCCTCAAGATCTCGACCTGCAAGGACTCGATCAAAAACCTGTACAGACTCAGATTGTAGATGGGTTTGCGTTCCTCTACTCGGAAGCACAGCAGCAACGCTATCTCGCGAGTCGTCGGAACCTGCTTGGACACGAAAAAGTGTTAGAGCAAGCAATGCAGGCAGGCTATCGGACACTTTTACCGCTTCAGTTTGGTTTAACGATCGAGACTTGGGAAACCGTCTCCGATCAACTTACTGCTCCGCATTTTGAGCATTTAAAAACTCTATTTGAAAAGCTAGATGGACGGCGCGAAGTTAGTATCAAACTGTTTTGGGACAGTGCCGAAGAATTACAAGCGTTGATGGCAGAGAATGCTGAACTTCGAGAGCAGCGCGATAGCTTAGAAGGAAAATCGCTGAGCATGGATGAAATTGTCCGCATCGGGCAAGCGATCGAACATGCGATGAGCGATCGACGCGAAGCCATCATTACTGAGTTTCAAACCACTTTGAATGCAATGGCGATCGAGATTGTCGAGAACGATGTCCTGACTGAAGCGATGATTTACAACGCTGCATACCTGATTCCGTGGGAATCCGAATCAGAATTTAGTCAAGCCGTGGAAAGACTAGATCAACAATTCGACGGGCGCTTGAAAATTCGATACAACGATTTCACTGCACCGTATAACTTTGCTCAATTCGAGCGGGAGTAA
- a CDS encoding gas vesicle protein GvpG — MVLRLLFAPVTGIGWIAEQIQERVDTELDQTENLSKRLLALQLAFDMGEISEADFEAQEEELLLAIQALEDEQAESQ; from the coding sequence ATGGTTTTACGCCTTTTATTTGCGCCTGTGACTGGGATTGGTTGGATTGCAGAACAGATTCAAGAACGAGTCGATACAGAACTCGATCAAACCGAAAATCTCAGTAAGCGACTTCTGGCATTACAGCTCGCGTTTGATATGGGCGAGATTTCTGAAGCAGACTTTGAAGCACAAGAAGAAGAATTATTGCTAGCCATTCAGGCGCTTGAGGACGAACAGGCAGAATCGCAGTAG
- a CDS encoding DUF2301 domain-containing membrane protein, whose product MQTQEPIVYQGQFGEFSIDDHDRQGVILYRSGLAIAALSFAIAVGLAFSQNFAWITPLYFVFWTALGVSLFTIHIYLKPLHLALQAFWAIGGLASIGMLLLSSEPLALYVYQHPITIFGIGFTFAALTGIFFKEAFCFNRFETKFLTPIVPSLLLGHLSGILPLVWEQVLLGGWAVLFAIFAIRKLIQPIPPDIGDKSVFEYLKHKQA is encoded by the coding sequence ATGCAAACTCAAGAGCCGATCGTATACCAAGGACAGTTCGGAGAATTTAGCATTGATGATCACGATCGTCAGGGCGTGATCCTTTATCGCAGCGGATTAGCGATCGCTGCTTTGAGTTTTGCGATCGCGGTTGGACTAGCATTCTCGCAAAACTTTGCCTGGATAACGCCGCTTTACTTTGTATTTTGGACGGCGTTAGGCGTGAGCCTATTCACGATTCATATTTACCTGAAACCGTTACACCTCGCACTTCAGGCATTCTGGGCAATTGGCGGATTGGCTTCGATTGGAATGCTCTTGCTGAGTTCTGAACCGCTCGCACTGTATGTGTATCAGCATCCGATCACCATTTTTGGCATCGGGTTTACTTTCGCTGCTTTGACTGGAATTTTCTTTAAAGAAGCATTCTGTTTTAATCGGTTTGAGACAAAATTTCTGACTCCGATCGTGCCTTCATTACTGCTTGGGCATTTAAGTGGCATATTGCCATTGGTCTGGGAGCAAGTTTTATTAGGCGGTTGGGCAGTCTTATTTGCTATATTTGCAATCCGAAAACTGATTCAACCGATCCCTCCAGATATCGGAGATAAAAGCGTATTTGAATACCTCAAGCATAAGCAAGCCTGA
- the dprA gene encoding DNA-processing protein DprA has protein sequence MSEERAFWLAWSRVAGVGPILQKRIYLQFGSLKTAWTAKPEELLQVEGIGAQSAIAICTSRDQISVARLDQSQNFLTPADPDYPRLLFEIPDPPPVLYYRGQIELIREFDRQSAIALVGTRQPSEYGKRWTRKLSATLANNGFIVISGLAAGVDTEAHQSCLEAGGKTVAILGTGVDVVYPYKNRQLYHQLLKTGLALSEYPAGTQPDRRHFPQRNRIVAGLSRALIVTEAPEKSGALITANLANDYGRDVYALPGSLDNPNAIGCLTLISKGAQIILGTSQFLEMIGTIPALDQPQNPDIELTLANLDPSLAKVLQTIHTIAQRSEHAAVSFDLIVQTAEMPTASVSSSLMHLELLGLITQVPGMRYQMI, from the coding sequence TTGAGTGAGGAACGTGCGTTTTGGTTAGCCTGGTCGCGAGTTGCAGGAGTTGGTCCCATCTTGCAAAAACGCATTTACCTTCAATTTGGCAGTTTGAAAACGGCTTGGACAGCCAAACCTGAAGAATTGCTTCAAGTCGAGGGCATCGGAGCGCAAAGCGCGATCGCAATTTGTACAAGTCGCGATCAAATTTCAGTCGCTCGCCTAGATCAATCCCAAAATTTTCTCACTCCCGCCGATCCAGACTATCCTCGATTACTCTTTGAAATCCCTGACCCGCCTCCGGTTTTATATTATCGAGGGCAAATCGAGCTAATTCGAGAATTCGATCGCCAAAGCGCGATCGCTCTCGTTGGAACTCGCCAACCTTCCGAATATGGCAAACGTTGGACACGAAAACTCAGCGCAACTCTAGCCAATAACGGGTTTATCGTGATCTCCGGGCTGGCAGCGGGAGTCGATACCGAGGCACATCAGAGTTGCTTAGAAGCCGGGGGCAAAACAGTGGCAATTCTGGGAACAGGCGTAGATGTCGTTTATCCCTACAAAAATCGCCAACTCTACCATCAGTTACTCAAAACCGGATTAGCGTTAAGCGAATATCCCGCCGGAACTCAGCCCGATCGCAGACATTTCCCTCAGCGTAATCGCATCGTTGCCGGATTATCCCGCGCCCTGATCGTGACTGAAGCCCCAGAAAAATCCGGCGCACTGATCACCGCAAATCTTGCCAATGATTATGGACGAGATGTGTACGCACTGCCGGGCAGCTTGGATAACCCGAATGCGATCGGTTGTCTGACCCTGATCAGCAAAGGCGCACAAATCATTTTAGGGACATCACAATTTTTAGAAATGATTGGCACGATTCCAGCCCTCGATCAGCCGCAAAATCCGGATATCGAACTGACGCTGGCGAATTTAGATCCCAGCCTTGCAAAAGTGTTGCAGACCATTCACACGATCGCACAACGCTCTGAGCACGCGGCTGTTTCTTTTGATTTGATTGTCCAAACTGCGGAAATGCCAACAGCATCCGTCTCTAGCTCATTAATGCATCTAGAATTGCTCGGCTTAATTACGCAAGTTCCTGGAATGCGATACCAGATGATCTGA